One Aquarana catesbeiana isolate 2022-GZ linkage group LG06, ASM4218655v1, whole genome shotgun sequence genomic region harbors:
- the LOC141147622 gene encoding E3 ubiquitin-protein ligase TRIM39-like: MASAALGDELSCSLCRNLYTEPVSLRCGHSFCRDCIVTVLDTQRGPGVYFCPECREQYTEWPILEKNKKLYNIVVYFRSTQPKTEKTKIFCTFCLDSPLLASKTCLHCETSLCEKHLVAHNKSVNHVLIEPTLSFAAIKCPIHKEILKYYCTQDNVCICMSCWVAGDHVGHKMVLFNEAYKNRKEKLKEDSVKLTHCRQEIEMRIKNLENHYIKEEKKAAEITGRVSELFRDIRRHLHIEEKRVLTEVSRQKEKISLSTSNLIKDIEVQRNKLCKTVYDIEECLDITDQMTFLKTNLNSDGISISGDINSDVNDAGCLDEVMISLVLNRGLHLFTENVKHLKKNQKFLVTKNSDVLLDQNTANRFITVSQDLRSATYMGTCQKKLIGPEILCGVQVLSTRSFLAGKHYWEVDVSGAEEWLIGIASYNIERKAMGPKMPFDINEKCWPIGFNDKSWSLQFFSELIASHNDVHKTIVLDSLVQTMGIYLDYDEGRLSFYQLCDPIRHLHTFTATFTEPLYAAFTLPKSGCVRIIP; encoded by the coding sequence ATGGCGTCTGCTGCTCTAGGAGACGAGCTGAGCTGTTCCCTCTGCAGGAACCTTTATACGGAGCCGGTGTCACTGAGATGCGGACACAGCTTCTGCCGGGATTGTATTGTGACTGTTCTGGATACACAGAGGGGACCTGGAGTTTATTTCTGTCCAGAATGCAGAGAGCAGTACACGGAGTGGCCTATTCTGGAGAAGAACAAGAAACTGTATAACATTGTGGTGTATTTCAGATCTACTCAACCAAAAACAGAAAAGACCAAGATCTTCTGTACCTTTTGCCTGGACTCCCCACTACTGGCATCCAAGACATGCCTACACTGTGAGACCTCCTTGTGTGAGAAACATCTGGTGGCTCATAATAAGTCGGTGAATCATGTTCTAATTGAACCCACATTGTCCTTTGCAGCCATTAAATGCCCCATACACAAGGAGATCCTGAAATATTACTGTACCCAGGATAACGTTTGTATCTGTATGTCCTGCTGGGTGGCTGGAGACCATGTGGGGCACAAGATGGTACTTTTCAACGAAGCCTACAAGAATAGGAAAGAAAAACTGAAAGAAGATAGCGTGAAACTGACCCATTGCAGACAGGAGATTGAGATGAGAATCAAAAATCTGGAAAACCATTAcataaaagaagagaaaaaagcagCTGAAATCACCGGGAGAGTCTCTGAGCTGTTTAGAGACATCAGGAGACATCTGCACATTGAAGAGAAGAGAGTCCTGACTGAGGTTTCCAGACAAAAGGAGAAGATCTCACTGTCCACCTCAAATTTGATCAAAGATATAGAGGTACAAAGGAACAAGCTGTGCAAGACTGTTTATGACATCGAAGAGTGCCTTGATATTACAGATCAGATGACTTTCTTGAAGACAAATTTAAATAGTGATGGCATAAGTATTAGTGGTGACATCAACAGTGACGTGAATGATGCTGGATGCCTGGATGAGGTGATGATCTCACTGGTGTTAAACAGAGGACTTCACCTATTTACAGAAAATGTAAAGCACCTGAAGAAAAACCAGAAGTTCTTAGTGACCAAAAATTCAGATGTCCTCCTGGATCAAAATACAGCCAATCGTTTCATTACTGTATCACAGGATTTAAGATCAGCTACTTATATGGGGACTTGCCAGAAGAAACTCATTGGCCCAGAGATACTTTGTGGTGTTCAGGTGTTGAGTACACGCAGCTTCTTGGCAGGAAAACATTACTGGGAGGTGGATGTGAGCGGAGCAGAGGAATGGCTAATAGGGATAGCTTCCTATAACATAGAGAGGAAGGCCATGGGACCTAAAATGCCTTTTGATATCAATGAAAAGTGCTGGCCTATTGGTTTCAATGACAAGTCATGGTCTTTACAGTTTTTCAGCGAGCTTATAGCGAGTCATAATGATGTACATAAAACCATTGTTTTGGATTCTCTTGTGCAAACTATGGGGATCTATCTGGATTACGATGAGGGACGCCTGTCCTTCTACCAGCTGTGCGACCCCAtcagacatctccacaccttcaccgccACCTTCACTGAACCCCTATACGCTGCTTTTACTTTGCCCAAAAGTGGCTGTGTCAGGATCATACCCTAA